TTGCTCACGGTCAGGACTATCTTGCCGCCGCACTTGGGGCACTTCCCGCCTAACGGGGGCCTTCTGTACTTGGTGTTGCACTTGACGCACCTGAACTCCTGCCTGGTGAAGCTCCTCAGGTTGCCCCTAAGATCTGGAACAAGGTGAGAGTTGATAATCGTTTCAGCAACGTGGTGCTCGTCAACGGCCCTTATGCGCTCCGCCAGGGCGAGCTGCCTCTCGACCTTCTCGACCATATCGCCGAGCTGCTTGTACAGGCTCATCTTTGGACCGAGGCCTATATCGTCGGTGTCGTGAGTGAACTTGATCCCCTCGTACATCTCAGGTTTCCCGAGCCTGTCCTCAACGCGCTCGATGAACTTTATCGACTTCGGTGATTTCAGCTCGTAGGTGGCTTCGTAGAACTCGAGCGGGTAGTACCTCACCACGTCCATGTTGTGGACCTCGCTGTCGACCTCCCTGGGGTCGAGCCTCGTGGTGACGACCAGCGGGGCGTCCATCTTGCCGCCGCGCTTTTCCGGGAGGTAGTACTTGCTGAAGTTAAGGAGGGCATCGAGGAGGAGCATAACAGCGTCTTCGTCGCCGTCGCATTGATGTGTTACGATATTCTCGTTAATTATAATATTGTGATAACTTTTGGCATTAAGTGAGAACACAAAATCGTCCTTAGGCGTCACGTATTCAACGCGCCTGACCTTCACCAACCAGCCATTTTCCGAGGAGTATTTATCGTGGCTTGAAATCCTGTCAGCGTGAAGAGCATATACTGAGTTCTTGCGCCCACTGGTGAAGCCAATATCCTTGAAAAACCTGTGATAATGCTCGCCAGCAATGTTGAGGGCGTACACCGTTGAAACCGGGGGTTCTGACCCACGTTCAATGTGATATAGCCTGCCACGGGCGTTGCCCCTGTTGGCGTTCTTGTCGAGGGTGTAGTAACCGCGAATACCAAACTTCGAGAGCAGCAAGGTCTCGATGTCCTCAAGGAGGGCCTTGTTCACGCTGTAAACTACGACACGAGGCACAGTTTTAAGAGCACTCCCATCACCCTCAAAGTAGGCCCTGAGCATCTCCGCAACAGCTTCGTCGGGTAAAGTGAAAACCAATGGAGGAACACGCTTGCTGTAGGCGTTCTTTCCGGCTTTCAGAACTTCAGTGAAGAGCAGATAAAGAATGCGTGAACCTACTGTAACTTTCTCTCCCCGCTCATGAATACCAAAGCCGTCCCCGAATGCCTCTCTGAGCGCCTTCTTAAGGTCTTCCCTGGCATCTTCATCCGCGATCGAAAAGCTCAGCTGGTAAACACTGTCACTTTCTCTGGCATAGCCTTCCGCGAGGTAGTAGCCTAGAACCCTCATGAGGGGCTTTATCGGGACGAAGCGCTTTATTCTGACCTTATCACGCTTGAAACCAATATATGCATTTGGAACGCTGGAAAGCGCAATGTTCTTCTTATGAAGGAATTCCATGAGCACCCCAAGCGGAACCGAATCCCTGCGCAGGTAGTCCCCATTTACCTTAACTCCAATTGAGTGAAGCCATCCCGCGATTCCACGAACCATAATCCTGTCCCAGAGCCCCCTAAACTCATTCCTGGAGAACTCCCCAAGGAGGTCAAGATGCTCAACCTCAACCTCCGGCAGTTCGAGCTTGGGAACCAGGATTCTGTCTCCTTCCCCAACCTCAAAGGCCCTCTTCTCAACGAACTCTCCGTTCTCATAGACGAGCACAGGATGGTCAACCGTTGTTTCAAAGCTCCTGCCGAGTTCAAGCTCAAACTTTATCAGGTGGTCAGTCGAGGGAGCCTTTATGACGTCCTCGATGTCCGTAAGGACAACCTTTCCGCTCGTGGGATCAAAAGAGTAAACCTTAACCTCAACCTTCGGCTTCCTCCTCACGTAGACCATGTTCTCATAGCGTTCATCCTCAAAGAGCTCGTAGAGTTCTTTCAGGGTTATCCTCTGAGGGAAGCCGTTGATCTGAACAAGTATCCTAGTGTCGCCCGGGAAGCAGTTCCTCCTCTTCGCCGCATGGAAGTAGGGATGGGCGTAGCCGACGAGGACATCGGAGAAGCCGATTATCCTCCCTATAATTCCGGCAGAGGTGTGGGGGGCCAGGCCGATGACGAGGTGGCCCACCAAATCCTCCATCTTCTCGGCGTTGTAGAACCTCTGGAGGCCGTAGAACTTCTCCAGCAGGTCATCGATGAAGCGCGCGACCTTGAGGAGGTACCTTCCGGCCTCGTAGGGAAGGATTACATCCTGGACTTTGAGTTCAAGTATCTGGTCGTCCCTCTCGAGGGGCCTGCCCTCGAAGTCGTGGGTGTAACCCAGTTCCCTAAGCTTCTCAACGCTCGTCCCAATCTCCCTCGGCTTGAAGTGGGTTATGGGGGCATCGGTTGCGTCGAAACGGATCGTGCCATCTTTGAAGACGTAGACGTCGTTTTTAGCCCTCAGAAGGCCCTTCTCAAGGGGTTCGGCCATCTTGTAGCCGGAGGTCATTCCCTGGACGCCCTTCAGCCTGTCGATTCCGTAAACTTTGACGTTCTCCATTGCGGTCCTGAGCAGCTCGGAGGGCTTTATCGTCCTTCTCGCGTAGGGCTTCAGCTCGACGCCGCACTTCGGACAGCGGAAGTCGAAGTTCTCGGCCTCGCCCTGGGGATAATCAACGTTGCACTTGGGGCAGTGCCAGAGAAGCTCCTTCCTGGTGCCGCAGCGCGGGCAGAGGTGCTCGGGGCCGACGTGGCCGCAACTCGGACACTTAAAGAAAGCCACCTCGACGCTGGCAATCTTGCCCTCTTCCGCGGCCTTCTTGATATCCCTGCTGGAGCCGCCGGCAAGGCCTATCGGGAAGAGCACCTGGACTGGCGGCTTCATCTTCCTCTCCTTGGCCTTCTCGGGCCTTCCCATTCTGGCCCCGATCCAGCTTATGCCCCTGTCGCGGAGCTTTATCCCGTTGTTCTCGTTTATGATGTCAATGACGGTGTGGAAGGGTTTGGCTTTGAACTCCCACTCAAGGTTGCCGAGGGGGATGAGTAAGGCCGCGCTCCAGGGATACTCAACGACGATTACCTTCCTCCGGTCCTCGGTGCGCTCAAGCCTGTGGGGAAGGCCGAGAAGTTCAAGGTAGCGTTTGACCGTTTTATCGTTGTCGAGAACGAGCTTCCTCGCGAACTTTATCTTCCTGAACTCGTCCCACTCGATCTGGGCGTTGATGAGTGCCCTCTGGAGTTCCTCGACCTCCTCGGGCTTGAGGGTGTTCCAGTAGAGCGTGTAGTACGGGTGAAGGGGAACGTCGAGAACCTTGGAGAGGTGTATGGCCGTCTCGACGTCCGGCCTAACTCGGAGCGGATCGTGGAGGAGCCTATGGAGAAAGTCGGGATCGACCTCGATGTATTCTGCCGCCTCCTCAACGGCCTCCAGGGGGTTCTCCTCGAAGGGCTTAAGCTCAACCTCGTAGGTCTCGGCTATCGCCTTCACTAGCTCCTGAATCCACCATTCCTCGACGTAGTTAGCTGGAAGAAGCGTCTGGTTGTTCTCGACGAAGTCGCCGAAGTTAACCAGGGCGTCGCCCACGTAGAGTATCTCCTCCAGCTCGTTCCTAACCTTGAGGGCCGTCTCGTAGTCGTCGACCCGTATCACGCTCCCGTTCTTGAGCTTGACTATCGGCCCCTCAACGGTTGTGGCCGGCGTCACTATACAGCCCTTTCCTGGACGTTCGGTCTTCATCTGGGTTCCTATCGCTATGAACTCGTCGAGGAGGAGCATGGTGGCGGGATTGACGCTCCAGGTGGCAAAGCCGGAAACGCGGGAGCGGCCGTACCTGAGGCGGAAGCCGCCGTTCTCGGAGGGTTCTGCAAAGAGCGGCCTGCCGCCGATGATCTCCTTAGTGTACTTCTTATTGGGTGCGATGTTGGCCCTAAACTTCTCGTATAGCTCGTAGTAGAAGCCTCTCCCGATCTCCTCCTTAACCTCGTCGGAGCCACTCTCTTCAGCCTTGGAATCCCCGGCTTTCTTCTCATCCTTCCCGGATTTACCCTTCTCCTTCGCGTCGACGAACTCCTTTATCCAGTCCCAGCCATCAACGCCCATCTTGTCTATGTACTTGACGAGCTTCTTGGCCTTCTGGAGAACACCCTCCGCGAGAACCAGTATGGCACCGCCGCGCAGGTGGTTGGTCTCAACGCCAGGAACGTTGCGGTGCGAGACTTCAACCTTGTCGGTCTCTTCACCGGTTATCTCTATCGGGATGTTCTCCATGGCGAGTCTAACTTCGTCGGCCTCAGGGTGATACTGAAGGCGCGTGACGGCACGGTGGTAGAGGTCAACTTCCTCAACCATTCTCTCGATGTGCTCCTTGCTAGGCTTGAAGCGGTCGAGGCCGAGCTTCTTCCTCACGTAATCGCCGACGAGAACGCTCAACGCCTGCGCCGTTCCGCCGGAACTCCTTATCGGGCCGGCGTAGTAGAGCGCTAAATATTCGCTCCCGTCGGCCCACTCGTTGCGTTTGATTTTAACGTCGGCTATACCTTCCAGCGGGGCGGAAACGATACCCTCGGTGAGGATGGCCAGGGCCGTCCTGACCGCCTGTTCGGCGTAGCGCTCCTTGCTTCCGAGGTCTCCGAATTTTCCGTCGATTATCTCATCGACCACCTTGAGTGCCGCCAGCTCCTTGCCGTACTCCTTCACGAGAACCCTTATGCGTTCTGCAACTCCCGGGGGGCCAACGAGGCTCTCTACACGGCCGGCCATATCCGTTGCCTGCGGAACCTCAACCTCGAGGCTCGGGTCTTTACCCTGGGCGCGGGCCTTTCTCGCTATCTCGTAGGCCCTGTCTATCTCGCGCTGGAGCCATTCAAAGTAAGCCTTCATCTCGGGTGAGTAAAGCTCTTCCCCCATTCAAATCCCCTCGCAGAACTGGTCAAAGCTCACAACGGCCCTAAGGCGAGCGGTCTCAACGTCTATTATCGGAACCCTTGCCGGGGTCGGAACGATGTTTACCATCTTCTGGAACTCAGTCTGGGCCTGCCAGGTGCCACTGTTTATCAGGAAGACGCCGTTGTACATCTTGTATTCCATAACGTGGACGTGACCGGCCTGGAAGAGGTCGGGGACGGACTCTATAACCAATGTATCCTCCGGATCGGGCGCTATCGGCACCTTCTCGCCGAAGGTCGGTGCCAGATGGCGAAGCTTGAGGAGATCCAGCATCGCCTCCGCCGGCCTGTGGTGGCTCCTGTTGGGGATAACGTTAACCACGTCCTCTATTCCCCTACCGTGGGCTATTAGGAAGTCCCTGCCGTGGAGCCTTATGACCGCGGGGTTGCTTATCATGACCGCGTTCTTGAGCTTCCTGAGGGGCCTGGCGTACTCATCGTAGAATCCCGGCTGCGGGAGAGCGGTTCTTGCCGCGTCGTGGTTGCCGGGGCCGATGAACATCGTGATGTGGTCGGGAACGTTCCGCAGGAGGTTGTAGAGGGCCTCGTACTGGTCGAATATATCCGGAATCTCCAGTTCGTTGTACTGGCCGGGGTAGATGCCGATTCCATCGACGACATCGCCAGCCAGTACCATATACTTAATCCTGCTCACCAGCTCCTCCTCTTTCCTGTTGTTGACCTCACCGTTGAGCCACTCAAGAAACTTCTCGAAGGCCTTCTCGCAGAACTTGTTCGAACCGACGTGAATGTCGCTGAGCAGAACCGCGTAGACCTTCTCCTCAAGAGGGGGCTTCTCGCGCTTGAACTTCGGGACATCGGGGAGGAAAATTCTATTGGCGAAGAATATGCCCCTGCCGGAGTAGCGGCCGCGGAAGCCGATAACCGAATCGGGCATTATCTGGAAGAACTTCTTGCTCTCCTCGTTGTTCCGGTTTATGAAAACCTTGATTATCCCGGTGTTGTCCTCTACTTCGAACATGTAGCCCTTTGCAGTCTCGCGCTTGCTGTTTATGAGGCCGATTATTGTAACCTCGTCCTCATCGCGGACGTAGCTGAGCTTGCCGATGTCAATGACGCTGCCTAGCTCCGGGTTCTCGCGGAGGATCCTGCGCATCTTCCTCAGTCTCGAACGGAAGT
This window of the Thermococcus siculi genome carries:
- a CDS encoding DNA-directed DNA polymerase II large subunit, which translates into the protein MGEELYSPEMKAYFEWLQREIDRAYEIARKARAQGKDPSLEVEVPQATDMAGRVESLVGPPGVAERIRVLVKEYGKELAALKVVDEIIDGKFGDLGSKERYAEQAVRTALAILTEGIVSAPLEGIADVKIKRNEWADGSEYLALYYAGPIRSSGGTAQALSVLVGDYVRKKLGLDRFKPSKEHIERMVEEVDLYHRAVTRLQYHPEADEVRLAMENIPIEITGEETDKVEVSHRNVPGVETNHLRGGAILVLAEGVLQKAKKLVKYIDKMGVDGWDWIKEFVDAKEKGKSGKDEKKAGDSKAEESGSDEVKEEIGRGFYYELYEKFRANIAPNKKYTKEIIGGRPLFAEPSENGGFRLRYGRSRVSGFATWSVNPATMLLLDEFIAIGTQMKTERPGKGCIVTPATTVEGPIVKLKNGSVIRVDDYETALKVRNELEEILYVGDALVNFGDFVENNQTLLPANYVEEWWIQELVKAIAETYEVELKPFEENPLEAVEEAAEYIEVDPDFLHRLLHDPLRVRPDVETAIHLSKVLDVPLHPYYTLYWNTLKPEEVEELQRALINAQIEWDEFRKIKFARKLVLDNDKTVKRYLELLGLPHRLERTEDRRKVIVVEYPWSAALLIPLGNLEWEFKAKPFHTVIDIINENNGIKLRDRGISWIGARMGRPEKAKERKMKPPVQVLFPIGLAGGSSRDIKKAAEEGKIASVEVAFFKCPSCGHVGPEHLCPRCGTRKELLWHCPKCNVDYPQGEAENFDFRCPKCGVELKPYARRTIKPSELLRTAMENVKVYGIDRLKGVQGMTSGYKMAEPLEKGLLRAKNDVYVFKDGTIRFDATDAPITHFKPREIGTSVEKLRELGYTHDFEGRPLERDDQILELKVQDVILPYEAGRYLLKVARFIDDLLEKFYGLQRFYNAEKMEDLVGHLVIGLAPHTSAGIIGRIIGFSDVLVGYAHPYFHAAKRRNCFPGDTRILVQINGFPQRITLKELYELFEDERYENMVYVRRKPKVEVKVYSFDPTSGKVVLTDIEDVIKAPSTDHLIKFELELGRSFETTVDHPVLVYENGEFVEKRAFEVGEGDRILVPKLELPEVEVEHLDLLGEFSRNEFRGLWDRIMVRGIAGWLHSIGVKVNGDYLRRDSVPLGVLMEFLHKKNIALSSVPNAYIGFKRDKVRIKRFVPIKPLMRVLGYYLAEGYARESDSVYQLSFSIADEDAREDLKKALREAFGDGFGIHERGEKVTVGSRILYLLFTEVLKAGKNAYSKRVPPLVFTLPDEAVAEMLRAYFEGDGSALKTVPRVVVYSVNKALLEDIETLLLSKFGIRGYYTLDKNANRGNARGRLYHIERGSEPPVSTVYALNIAGEHYHRFFKDIGFTSGRKNSVYALHADRISSHDKYSSENGWLVKVRRVEYVTPKDDFVFSLNAKSYHNIIINENIVTHQCDGDEDAVMLLLDALLNFSKYYLPEKRGGKMDAPLVVTTRLDPREVDSEVHNMDVVRYYPLEFYEATYELKSPKSIKFIERVEDRLGKPEMYEGIKFTHDTDDIGLGPKMSLYKQLGDMVEKVERQLALAERIRAVDEHHVAETIINSHLVPDLRGNLRSFTRQEFRCVKCNTKYRRPPLGGKCPKCGGKIVLTVSKGAIEKYLPTAKMLVTKYQVLDYTRQRICITEKDIKSLFENVFPERQRTLMGFSADVCEKMIKERTGKSNGRNGYLDEFKAANGKKSKAKTAPEPKGETPKKVKKPETPKRSEKKIKPLTGFEKAAKKEYIANRKKEEEKAKKKKKKGISLDEFFGS
- a CDS encoding DNA-directed DNA polymerase II small subunit, producing the protein MGLVEDLLSNKYLITPSAYYLLSDSYKKDFTLAELIKFAKARGTFVIDSALAEEFLRERGLLSVEVPVEEGARETAESEAEFSEEISPEGEMSSDVSEIGEFDAVSSDTVENATMVASSETVGDTYISTGTPGKSVPQTVSSDESEQEEPEFSEGKSFISTGTVEPKAAPEPSPVETTPAEGTTGTAAGEVLPVETGGFVEETPEGVAETESIPIEQSSSGMESSGNAVPLESVPENGNGYADSEEYYEENGNGVKPKIIYGDYGVPIAYVGEEVPEEEKSYSVYRDVVITPKEGFHYKAKDIPDEWEIAFDVKNVKFEVPKVKSAASKEGEIIIKVYADYFRSRLRKMRRILRENPELGSVIDIGKLSYVRDEDEVTIIGLINSKRETAKGYMFEVEDNTGIIKVFINRNNEESKKFFQIMPDSVIGFRGRYSGRGIFFANRIFLPDVPKFKREKPPLEEKVYAVLLSDIHVGSNKFCEKAFEKFLEWLNGEVNNRKEEELVSRIKYMVLAGDVVDGIGIYPGQYNELEIPDIFDQYEALYNLLRNVPDHITMFIGPGNHDAARTALPQPGFYDEYARPLRKLKNAVMISNPAVIRLHGRDFLIAHGRGIEDVVNVIPNRSHHRPAEAMLDLLKLRHLAPTFGEKVPIAPDPEDTLVIESVPDLFQAGHVHVMEYKMYNGVFLINSGTWQAQTEFQKMVNIVPTPARVPIIDVETARLRAVVSFDQFCEGI